ACGATGGTCCGCGCCTCGGCCGGGACCTGGCTGGTGATCCAGTTCTCGGCACGGTCGAGACGGGGCCGGGCCTCGTCGAGCGAGGCCAGCGGGTTCTCCGGGTCCAGCTCGCTGAGGATGCGCAGCGTCTGGTCCTCGGCCCCCGCCGTGATGTCGGCGACCGAGGCGAGCGTGCGGTACGGCAGCGGGTGCGCGGTGGCCGGCAGCGGGCCGGCGGCCGTGCCGATCGCCCGTGCGTAGGCGGCGGCGTCGGCCGGCAGCACGGAGCCTTCGGCGACCTTGCGCGCCAGCGAGTCCCACTCGTCGTACAGTCGCTGGATCTCCTGGTCGAAGGCGATCTTGAAGGACTGGTTGGGCCTGCGGCGCGCGTACAGCCAGCGCAGCAGCGGCGCCTCCATGATCTTCAGCGCGTCGGCCGGCGTGGGTACGCCGCCCTTGCTGGAGGACATCTTCGCCATGCCGGAGATGCCGACGAACGCGTACATCGGTCCGATCGGCTGGACGCCGTCGAAGATCTCGCGCACGATCTGGCCGCCGACGACGAACGAGGAGCCCGGCGAGGAGTGGTCCACACCGCTCGGCTCGAAGATCACGCCCTCGAACGCCCAGCGCATCGGCCAGTCGACCTTCCAGACCAGCTTGCCGCGGTTGAACTCGCTCAGCCGGACGGTCTCGGCGAAGCCGCAGGCCGAGCAGGTGTAGTTCAGCTCGGTGCTGTCGTCGTCGTACGAGGTGACGACGGTGAGGTCCTTCTCGCAGTTGCCGCAGTAGGGCTTGTACGGGAAGTAGCCGGCGGTGTTGCCGCTGCCGTCGTCCTCGTCCGCCGCGCCGGAGCCCTCCGCGGCCTCCAGCTCGGCCTCGTCGACCTTCTTCTGCTGCTGGGGCTTCTTGCCGCCCTTGGCCCCCGCGCCGGAGTCCTTCTTCGTCCGGTAGCGGTCGAGGACCGCGTCGATGTCGCCGCGGT
The Streptomyces sp. NBC_00234 DNA segment above includes these coding regions:
- the lysS gene encoding lysine--tRNA ligase, with amino-acid sequence MQTVAESQTSTETDWVSRFADDVIAESERRAPGKPVVVASGLSPSGPIHLGNLREVMTPHLVADEIRRRGLTVRHLISWDDYDRYRKVPAGVPGVDETWAEHIGKPLTSVPAPAGSAYPNWAEHFKAAMTGALDELGVEYDAISQTEQYTAGTYREQILHAMRHRGDIDAVLDRYRTKKDSGAGAKGGKKPQQQKKVDEAELEAAEGSGAADEDDGSGNTAGYFPYKPYCGNCEKDLTVVTSYDDDSTELNYTCSACGFAETVRLSEFNRGKLVWKVDWPMRWAFEGVIFEPSGVDHSSPGSSFVVGGQIVREIFDGVQPIGPMYAFVGISGMAKMSSSKGGVPTPADALKIMEAPLLRWLYARRRPNQSFKIAFDQEIQRLYDEWDSLARKVAEGSVLPADAAAYARAIGTAAGPLPATAHPLPYRTLASVADITAGAEDQTLRILSELDPENPLASLDEARPRLDRAENWITSQVPAEARTIVRGEPDKELLGSLDEQGRESLRLLLEGLDSHWSLDGLTTLVYGVPKVLAGLDADAKPTPELKVAQRSFFALLYRLLVSRDTGPRLPTLLLAVGADRVRVLLGA